In Glycine max cultivar Williams 82 chromosome 10, Glycine_max_v4.0, whole genome shotgun sequence, the DNA window atatatatatatatatatatattgacataTGTTTATCTATTGTTcatgtgataaatatttttttaatttctaacaaacttaatttattaaaaaataaaaaagtgcatAGTCAAGTTTAAAATAGACAGAAGAGgaccaaaatcataatttttaaaaaaaaaatggggaaCAAAatgttttagttaaaaaatatgggAAGTAATACCATATATTTCTTAAaagtaaatgataaaatatctcaattaaaaaatagaaagattaaaatcacacattaaaaaataaaaaaataaaagttatattttaacctaaaatattttaactacaTGTTTGAATATTTACACACGGTTAAACCTAAATATCAtgtcaaaattaataatacatgTAGAAACTACAAATATGGGTGTGAATAAAAGTTAAACATGGCTTAATTCTAAACACATACTAAATTCCATCTCCTCTCCTCcaaacccctaaaataaaatatgtatgaagtttctttaaaattttattttcttttaaatcaagTATATTCATATTTTGATAATCACAAATACACTTTAATTTACACTTAAACGtaacatataattataaaaaaataaaaatatccttAGAACGAAAAGgatagttaataataaaaaagtggtAAAATAAAGGGAATATAGAATAAGtgaaggaaaagagagaaagaaagaattatTGTGAAAAGTTGGGAGGTTATATAATAGGAGAGTAGAGGGAGGCAGTAGAAAGTGAAAAAAGAGTGGAAAAGAGGGTCCCATTGGAAGAGTCGGAAGCGGAGGGGAGGGGAGAGGAAGAAGGAACATGTCAGGCGTTAGAGAtgggcgttgttgttgttggtgtgCCCACCCATCCCCAATCCAAACACTCTTCTCTTAGTACCCTAATCTACTTATTATTATCACAAACACAACCCAACCcttccatcttcttcttcttcaatccATGCCGGTCAACGCCAGCTGGTGCTGAGGGTCAATCGAGGTCTTCCTTTCTCAATGGGGAGCGGGAGCAGAAGCTACTCGGCCAACCCCGCCGACTACAAGCTTCTAGAAGAAGTCGGTTACGGCGCCAGCGCCACCGTGTACCGCGCAATCTACCTCCCTTACAACGAAGAGGTCGCCGTGAAGTGCCTGGATCTGGATCGCTGCAACAGCAATCTGGACGACATAAGAAGAGAAGCGCAGACCATGAGCCTAATCGAGCACCCCAACGTCGTGAGGGCTTTCTGCTCCTTCGTCGTGGAGCGGAGTCTGTGGGTTGTGATGGGATTCATGGCGCAGGGCTCCTGCCTGCACCTCATGAAGGCTGCGTATCCCGAGGGATTCGAAGAGGCCGCCATCGGATCTATCCTCAAGGAGACTCTCAAGGCGTTGGAGTATCTCCATCGACACGGACACATTCACCGCGACGTTAAGGCCGGGAATATTCTTCTTGACGATAACGGCCTGGTCAAGCTCGCTGACTTTGGTGTTTCCGCTTGCATGTTCGACACCGGCGACCGCCAGCGCTCCAGAAACACCTTCGTCGGAACTCCGTGCTGGTACTTCTCTTCCTTCTCTTGCTTCCGTTGCCGTTAACTGTTTCTGTGATTAGATTTTGATGTGATTGTTTTCGCAGGATGGCGCCGGAGGTGCTGCAACCTGGAACCGGTTACAATTTCAAGTCAGTTTGTTGTATTTTTGTTCTGGACGAAATTTAGATACGAATTTTCTTGGTGCTTTTATTTAGAATTGGAGTTTTCTATGTAATCTATGTTGACGTTTAATGCATAAACTGATTACTGAGGTGAAACTCTGATTCTAATTGAAGAGCAATGTTGAAAGCATCTACTAAGGATTTGCGTCTAAGTTTTGTCAGTTCGTACTTAATGCTTCGGTTTACCTGTGTGATTCGGACTTGGTTTCTGATTTGCTTGGATTGGGTTGGACAGGGCGGATATTTGGTCGTTTGGGATTACGGCGTTGGAGTTGGCTCATGGTCACGCGCCTTTCTCCAAGTATCCTCCCATGAAGGTAGGCTGTAATCGTGTATCTGTTTGCTGCACTGTTTTCAGAATGGTGCTGTTCTTTGAGTCTTAGGTTCTTGTGATTTGTAATGTTGTGCTGGTGAGATAGGGATTCACTGTTTGTTTCGGGTGTAGGTTCTTTTGATGACCATTCAGAATGCTCCTCCGGGGCTTGATTATGATCGTGATAGAAAGTTCTCCAAGGTATGGGTGTTCTTTCTGCCTAGACGGATACATTGTTATTGAATGCATTCGTGGTTTTGTTTGGTTTATTGATCATGGTTAATTAATTGCAACGGACACATTTATTAAATGCAGACACACAAGTATGACAGTGCCTATGTTTCTGCTTAATAGACATGTATTCCGgacaaaatattaaacaatttaatataCATAATAGCAATACGTTAGCTTTTAGTGTGATAGAAATGACGACATACAGACGTTACAGTGCTTGTGTTTACAGTAGTGATAATATTAACAATAATGATTGTAGTAGTAGTAGCAGTCTAATTAAAGTATTTCCAGTTGTGACCAGTCTTTTAAGGAAATGGTTGCTATGTGCCTGGTAAAAGATCAAACAAAGAGGCCATCTGTGGAGAAGTTACTCAAACACTCCTTCTTCAAACAAGCTAAGCCACCGGAGCTTTCTGTAAAGAAATTATTTGCTGATTTACCGCCTTTGTGGAACCGTGTAAAATCCCTCCAGGTTTGATATCATGCATacctgttttaaaatttcacttAATCTGTTACTTTTGCTTTGCTTGACATAACAAAAACCTTCCAGCATAAAGATGCAGCCGAGCTAGCACTAAAGAAAATGCCTTCTGCAGAACAAGAAGCTATATCTCAAGTAAGGCTGATAATCAAATTTCATTTGTCATATAATGTGATATATATCTAGTCAATGGTTTCAAGGAGCATTTCCATGAATGGCTGATGGATGTTATCCAAGTTTGCCACCCCCCGTTTCCTTGATACTGGTTTCCTTCTCTACTTGAAACCTTGATTTGTAGAGCGTATTCAAGTCTGTTGATTGATAGGGTGCATTACATACTTAAAATGGTAGACCTTTGTTCGATCGTACTTCAATATTTGTTGATCTACTCTTATTTTAGAATACACAACTTGGAGAGTGACACCCTCACTCTCCTCACTTTCTTAATTAGGCATTCCCAATATTCTCTTTCATCACTCCTTTGGATGTCCGTTTGTCACGCTACTCCTGCATTTGgctaaaaaaatttctctttcaACCATCTTAAACTATCctccttttatctttttttcttcttctgtatACTTAATCTTCTTAACCACCTATCATTTTTAATCTATCCTCTTTTATTTATATCCctgaattaaatttcaataggtttttttaaaagaaattatagtaGTTAATAATAAccttatatcataatttaaattgttcatTGTAAATCGAAAATATAGTTTGTATGttcaaagatatttatttattatgaattttaaatataatataatttatttatttaattattttattatgaattttaattatataaatataaacatttattttgtgcAATACACTAGACTAAAATACGATTTTTACAATTTCAACACTTATTTACACTAACCAAGATTTCATACTCATTTGGCCTTGCTgtgaaatttttctttgttgaCAAGTGCTTTCTTGAAAAACATTCCTATAAAAAGCTTTATTATAAAGAAACAATTCTGTGAATAGATAATGTTTTTTCCTGCTTTATTGGAAAATCTCCAGTTTATTACACCTCTTTAACTAAAGTTTTTCTGCCCCCTCCCCAACTTATAATCCCTATCATGTTTTAGCCAAAcatctaaataattattatcaaatgAATTAAAGTGCTTTTCTTTACTGAAATGCATGTGTTTATTCAAAGCTCTGCCAAAAACTCCAGTATCTACAAATGCGAGGGATTTTATGCAATTGGTCCCAAAAAGGTGTTTTCAAGCAAGATAAAGAGATAACCATTTTCTTTTTGGAAGCCTGTCATTTTGAAGTTTCTCAGTGAACCATTATCACCTATATGTTCATGCTGGAAATAAGAAGCCTTGTTGCTTTTATAACCATTGAAATCTAATCCACTTATTTTACTTTCTAGAGTGAATATCACCGAGGAGTTAGTGCATGGAACTTCGATATTGATGATTTGAAAGCACAAGCGGCATTGGTATGTTATTGTGTTTTCAGATTGTATTTACTTGACtagtttttctctttctttgatCTGAACAAATGGCTTCAATTTTACTAGATGCAGGACGATGATGATATTGCAGAGATGAGGGAAGAAGATGAAAACAAATTCTTCAGCTCTTACAAGGTTGGGTCAACTGTTCTAAACTTTCGTAGCCttaaaaataatctattaaAATCTTCGTTGTTTGTCATGACAGGGCACAACTGATTCCCAGTTTATTGTggacaaaaagaattcaaataaCTTGCAACAAGATGAGTTCACATCACAAGTAGGTAGTAATGACATACCAAAGAGTGAGAAAAGAAATGGATCAGTTGCTGAAGCAACACCATCTACTTTAGAGAATGATGTGGGAACAAGCAAAGTTAAAACTCAATCAGTGAAACTTGGTAAAACCCAAAGTGGACCCCTGATGCCAGGCTTAGTGCTTGGCCATTCTTCATCTGAAAGAGGGCGTACAtttgaaaggtacattgtatTTGCATATTAtatctttgttgttgtttttatatTAGGCTGTTGTTGGAAGTTCCAGagagaatgaaatgaaaaaggaaaggGAGAGAAGGGAAGGAATGGAAAGCAATTGCCTTCCCTATGTTTGATGACTAAAGATGAAAGGAAGTGTAAGTTGAATAAGGTGGTCCAGTGCATGAGGTTCCCACCTAGTGGGGTCCGGGGAGGGTATATGTAATTATGTATGCAGCCTTACCTTCACAAGCTGATATACTGTTTCTAGGATTTGAACCTGTGATCTTCAGGTCTCAAAGCAGCAACCTTACCACTACCTAAGCTTATCCTCGAAAGAGTGAGCTAAAGAGTTATAATTATAAGTGCAAAATTTCAACATAACCCTACCAAACTTTTTGGAACTTCTCAATTTATTGCGTAAAATAGTAAATGAGgtagttttcaaaataaaattaaagctaTTCTCCTTCATTACCCTGTTTCCCCTCAAAATTTGGAGAGAATAAAAGATGACTTTTTGTAACTTCTCAATTTATTGCATAAAATAGTAAATGAGgtagttttcaaaataaaattaaagctaTTCTGCTTCATTACCCTGTTTCCCATCAAAATTTGGAGAGAGTAAAAGATGAGTTTTCAGAGGGGGAATAATTCCCCCTCATATGATGCCCTTGCGGCCTTGCCTTCATATTGTTTTAATACTCAAGGAGCTATTTCCTTTCCATGGTAATCATTGTTCCTTGTACAATTAGGCTCTTAGTTGAGGAAAGATAAAAACAAGTAGGCTTTGATGTGTTTGTTAGTGTTGAAAATATgttgttttatataaaatatgggACCCACGACCTGgtacttaattattttgtgattttgagatattttttttggtttgccaTGACTTTTCAGACTTGGAACTTTTTTGTGCTTGCTAAATTTGTTGAAAGTGTTGGTCCAAGAAGTCAAGGTAATCAGTTTCTGAGTTTGAAGGACAAAAGTAACACTTGGAAGTTACCAGTTTTCTCAGTAAACTAATACCATCAAATAAACTGTATATAtaggttaaaaaataaataccctAAGAAAAGAAGTTTGCTACATTATATATCTAAAGAGATGGAGCATTTACTAACAAGACTAGCTCAAAGTATTATCAGTGGAGGATGAGTTGGTTATATTGGTTTATATCTTTGAAagcatttcatttttaaattcttttttggtTTGAGCCTGTGTGGAAAAGACCTGTAGAAGCCCTAGTAAGGAAAATAGTTTAGATGGAGGGTAACCCTATTGTTAGAGGTAGAAGAGTCCGAGAAAAACAATAGGCAAACTCGTTATTAAGATGGATTTAGAGGTCAATGGTTTGTCTATTAATACGAATCACAATAGAATATTATGTTGTCGTTTGATTCATGTAGCCGATCCTAATATGAAAAGGCTTGGTTGTTGTCGTCGTTAAAGATTGTAGAACTAAATgatgctaaaatattttatatggagAGTTTTGTAAAGGTGATTCACCTTTATATTAGTATGGAATAAAGATAATAAGTAAGGCAATATATGGGTTGAGCTGTTCATAAACTTTTTAAGCTTGACTTGTTAAATGTTCAAATAAACTTGTTTGTTCAACTAAACAAAGAAGCTCAAGTTTTTTTCAATTCAGATTTGTTATATATAGGATTGACTTTAAAACTCATAAATAGCTTGTGTGTTTTTTGTATCaatggcaaaaaaaaataatttaattttagataagACAATgcataaacaatatatattactACTTAGTAAATTATTAATCCATCTTGagaattgtaattttatttattgctactACATTGTTCAAAACGTTTTGCActttcttcatatttttttcttcatcttctagAGCGATTCTTGTGTCAGCATAGTGCCTATTAGGCACAACCAATTGAAAGCTCCGGATGtgttagaataataataaagtttgtGTTGAAACTATTTAACTATTCTAAGCTTTTGATTGGTTATGCCTATAGGCATTGCACTCATGCAAGAACTGCTCCATCTTCCAGCATAATATGCCTACTGAAAATGatgtcaaaaaacataaaaagttgCTTCATAGAGATATTTGGTACAGAGgggaaaaaaatctataaatgagCTAATGATGGCGAACTCAGTTTATATTTTAAGGTTGAATTACTATTTTggtcctctaatttattttttaggttcaatttagTCCTCTTATTATTTGAAGGGTCAATTAAGTCctgcaatttttaaaaaaggttcAGTTAGGctcctttatttttgaaagtttcGATTAGGTCCCTTGTTTTAAAAATGAGTTCAATTTGGTCCCATTGAAAACCAAATTTGATCCTATCTTCTAAAATTTCCAGAGCAGATGGAAGAAAAATGAGACCAAATTGaatccattttaaaaaataaaggacctaattgaacattttaaaaGTAAAGAGACCTAATTgaaccattttaaaaaattacagggTCTATTGAACCTTTTAATAATAAGTGGACcaaattgaatctaaaaaacaaattagagaaccaaaatagtaatttaaacttttttaaaacaagGCAAACccaagtttttaaatttaatttgtttaaataaatgaatctcAAGTCAAGTTGGAGGTTCAAGTGCTCGGCCTGGCTCTACTTAAAACTTTCCTAACAAGATAAGGAAACTACACACATGTCAATTAATCTCAGGTGTCAAATTTTGTAAAACCACACCTCCAATAactttttaccaaaaataaacttattcaaTCTAACTGTTAAATTAAAAGTTCATATGAGATGGATATAGTCTAAAACATTTCATacaatttctaattcaattgatacttcattgcatgatttttattataacatAAAACATCCTATTCAAAATATAGGTAAATAGTTACTTTTAGATTACATCTCTATGAATGTTTAAATCATGTGAAACACTACTATTCTAAGAAGataattttatgattcttaatttcatattacaaaagtattatgttaattttaatatgcaCAGATGACGGATGaggtattaaataattttggattAATCTAAAAGTTtgcaaatataatatatataataggaACTTTTAATCTAATGATAGATTTTAGGATAATATTGTCCAATAAAAAGTTAGAGGTGTAAGAGTGAGTGTAACTCACATAAGTGTAAGTTGATCCCTCCTTTCTCTCTTTCACATACAAGCGCACATGTGTGCCCACACACATGCGCTAGGTTTGGGTACATTCTCCATTTGGAATTGCAGCTGATAGTGtggaattgaaaaataattattgtattgTTTATCAATGGTTAATGGTACCATTCTTCTGTCATAGCTTGTAATTTAGGAAGTACTTTTGGTGACCTATAAACATGGCAATCAATCacgattattttattttcattgagtTCTAGTAAGTTCAAAGTCTACCTTCGTAAAGTGTGTATTTTCTGGAGAATCTTCTTTATGCCTTCTATATTTCTTGATTtgtctataaatattttatgtataagtgtaatttgaattttgaataaataaattcaatgtTGTGTGTGTCTTTCTGGTTTTGTCCTTTATGCTGCCTGGTGATTGAGGTTTTCTTGTTATCACCAGCATAACCATTTGCTTGTTAAAATTTGTAATGCTTTATTACTTTTTAGGTTTGAGAATGAAAATCAGTTATTGGGTGAGAAAAGTAATCGTGATATACGACGAGCTCCAAGCTTTAGTGGTCCATTAATGCTTCCAAACCGAGCTTCAGCAAATAGTTTATCAGCCCCAATCAAATCTTCTGGAGGTATTTGAATCATCATGTACACCGTAAGGCTGTGTGCTAGTTTTAGTATTTTTCAACCAGCCTCTTAAACACttggttttgattttgttcaccCAACTCTTGCTAGGATTCAGAGATTCCTTGGATGATAAGTCTAAGGCTAATCTAGTGCAAATTAAAGGACGATTTTCAGTGACATCAGAAAATTTAGATCTGGTGAAGGTatgctttttagttttttcttattaatcaaATGGTCCCTATCGACAACTTCAACTGACTTCATCATATGGAATAGGATATTCCTGTAAGTTCAGTTTCACGCCGATCTTCACAGGTTGGTTGATGATCTAATTGATTATtgtctatatatttatttttcttcttatcccTCATTTGATGTTCTCTTCCTTTTACGTTAAATATAGGGATCACCAATGAGGAAATCTGCGAGTGTTGGTGATTGGATGGTGGATTTCAAACAAATGGTTTGTACATTTGTCATTTGCTCTAAACCCAACTttgttcaaaatcatttttgtgaatatttggaTTCTTTGGTTGGTTACAGAGTATCTaggatttttcatttattattgtatttgaTATATAATGCTTGTCTGTCTTTCATTGCATGTATTTCTCTTCAGCAGTCTTCCAATGATTCTGCCAATAtcaatattcctgcatcacttcTAGTGCCTCATCTTCACAATCTTTTTCAGCAGACATCTATTCAACAGGTGAGGGAAGTTTAAGTTTGAGCAATGACATATAATTTGCTGTGTGCCTGCTGGAAAGCTGATCATTTTAAATGTAACTTCTACCAATTTATAGTCATACTGGAAAGTTCTGTTTAATTCCAGGATCTTATAATGAATCTGTTGAATAGCTTGCAAACTGCCGAGGCAATTGATAGTGAGTGATGGATTTTCCATTGATTAcgtttgatgatttttttccttAGTATTGGATGAAATAATGAATACAATCAAATTTTTGCAGCTTCTCAGAATGGAAAGTTACCACCATTACCTCGCAATTCAGAGAACAATGGAAGTGTAAgcaatttttgtttgatttattcTTCACttgcatgctttttttttttaactactgCCTATGTTAATTTTCTGCTAACCAATCGCCTCTGTTTTGGTGACAAACCTGTAGCATaacattttatgatttttcatcAGCTTGATGTTCTTTTTTTGACATTGAGTCTTTTATAGGTTGATACAGCAGTTTCAGAGAGGGAACAACTACTGCTGGGCAGAATTTCAGAACTCCAATCCCGGTTAGTTAATATCAATTTGTGAAATGCTTTCTTGGTAGTAACCCTTTTTCTTTGACTTCAAAAAGTTTGACTGCATCTTCTGTCATCTGTTTACAGGATGATTAATTTGACCGAGGAACTGACTTATGAGAAGTTAAGATACGTGCAGGTAAGTTTCTGTACAAGCTTTTATATTTCATCATCCGTGCTGGATTTTTCTTctgctattttattttcttgcttgGATTACATACGTGTTACGTCCACAACTTGAAATCCATTTAAATTGAAGTTTTAAAGGTGTCTGTAAAAACTAATGATCAATCTGGTTATTGCTTTGAACAGTTGCAACAACAGCTTGCTCTCTACAGCCAGGAACAAAATGGGGAAAGAGAGGAATTTGCATGAAAGCAGATAATTATGAACCTCCAGGCGAGTGATCAATCATACGTTGAACTCcaattctttctcttttctgagGAGAACTACTTTTTGGATGTTTATAGTCAGTCCTTGATAAGtgtcatatatatatgttatctGATCCAGCCTTGTGTTCAATAAGCTTTTGTGACGATCTATATATAAAGCCCAGCTAGTGCAAATGAGCAAAATGATGATCGGTCAtagttaatttcattatttatttcatttaaagatTCAGATGTAAATAAGCTTCTCTGTTGTATCATACTGCAATGCCCTATGTTTGCAGATCAATCCGAAATTCTCGTGATAACTGATAAGAAAGTTGTGGGGACTACCCCGGGGGAGAAATAACATCCCTACACATTGAAttggttttattattattactatatcGGATTTGAACTTGTATAGGCTTTTTGTATTCTACATGGTAAAATGAGTCAACATGGTAAAATATTCTCGTACTATTCAAATTTACCTTGTTATGGTatcaaattttacaataatgTAACCCGAGTCAAGAATAAACAATTGATTGTTTATTTAGGATCCGATTTtcaagttaaaaagaaaaaaagttatttcatGATGTGATATTTGTATTCTGAATTTTTTCATATGCTTCTAGTTTGGGATGAAAGTGTTAAAATAACCTTGAGgtctttttatatattcaagaaAATACCTTTTATAATTATCATGATTATTTGTTaaacataattgaaaaaaatatttttcttaaaaaactcAAACgagtattaaattatttaacagtAATTCCTAGTAAAGTTATTTTCTGCAATAATTTCGAACATATATTGAATTTCATTagtttaattattgaatattttgatattaattCAATGGTGTATgctaaattttagttaaatttgatattcgtaattatgcaattttataattcatgtttactcttattttaaaaaatgtattatatgttaaacttatttaataaagtattagtttttaaattgttatataaaaccattaatttcgtatgcttaataagaatattaatttaatgattaagTTAATAAGCAAgcaaagaattttaatttaatactaatTGATAAGtaagcaaaaaattaaagaatatcaGTACATGACCCTATAaagcttttgtgttttttggtGAATGTAAAGGTGTTATGTACTATCATCTCATTATATATTACCTTGTAATTTAAGATCGTTAACTtttataaagtaatttttaattagttgacagtaattttttgtttatacagATAGTGGATTAATTTCGTTAgagaattagttaaaaattaaagaattaatttttaactatttttttgcaggtgaattattttattaaaaatgtttgataaaattagtttataaatataaaatgacatggaaaaaaattatataacctTTAATACACTTttagataattataattatgattttagttaattttaaaaatttatttatttttgtttaatgatcacacattttattgaaaagaaaattaaatagtataaatgatatattaataaaataaataacgtAATTATAAAGAAAACGTTAAACCATGAATTTTATTAacgaaacaattaaaaaaatataataaattataaactaaaagtTTGAATGTAACTTCAAGtgttataacaaattaataaattcgTTTATCAAATGCTTCTGTTCTAGTCAAATAAtggaaattaatcaaataagttACTAGTGAGTTGAAATCACCGGCTAAACACATTCTAGATTCATCAGTTGCAATCTTGAGAATATTGAGAAAACTTGGTAgatgatattaatattatatactatGTCAACACGGATTGACTCCAAGTGTAATCAGAATGGCAATTAATCCTCATATGTTAAGATCAAATTGAGTCAGTGTAAAGCATTAACTTTTaggtttgatttttattgatagatAGATATTCATTTCTCTCTCAAGAAAAACCTCGTACTATTGTTACCGAAATAGGTGGCTTCAATCTGTTGAAGCTttattcagaagaaaaaaatctgTTGAAGCTTTACTACTGGATTGCTATGCAATGACTTTAAAATGTACTGCATACGTTATTACTTTATCAAAGTACCGTACTGCAGACTGATATGATATGCTTTCCATAAAATAAACGTTgactttattttttggggtGCAACGACAGCAGAATAAAATTCTAGCAAATTACCTCGGTCATTTCTTGTTGATGTTTCCGGGAATTTTACATGTAATTCTCGTTTTGAATAAGGATGTTGTTTCTTAAGGAAGGATAATATATAGTTCAGCTCTCGTTGCCATATAGAACGACATGCACGAAATCTCTTCCAAGTTCAGAGCAAATAATGTAAGCCTAACACACAATATGATATTGgcaaattattattgttactaTGTTCAGATTTGGAGATCATGTCTCAGGCTTTCACTGCTTCAATCTAGTTTAACATTGTGATTGATAGTAAGGGGTACACTCCCACGTTGGCACAGCCTTCCATAATTAAAGTGTCTAGATATATCAATGTGTTATGTGGGACGACAAAAACTAGTAAATATAAATAGACTCTCTAATAGTactctatttattattagttaaattttattaaaaatcacatttttttatgcatcttacttatttaataaattttattcatcattttataattttaaataaattttaatcaataatcaagagtatttatcaaaaaaaaaaatcaataatcaaaGAGTATAATATGGAAAATAATGTGTTAG includes these proteins:
- the LOC100811264 gene encoding serine/threonine-protein kinase BLUS1 isoform X1, whose product is MGSGSRSYSANPADYKLLEEVGYGASATVYRAIYLPYNEEVAVKCLDLDRCNSNLDDIRREAQTMSLIEHPNVVRAFCSFVVERSLWVVMGFMAQGSCLHLMKAAYPEGFEEAAIGSILKETLKALEYLHRHGHIHRDVKAGNILLDDNGLVKLADFGVSACMFDTGDRQRSRNTFVGTPCWMAPEVLQPGTGYNFKADIWSFGITALELAHGHAPFSKYPPMKVLLMTIQNAPPGLDYDRDRKFSKSFKEMVAMCLVKDQTKRPSVEKLLKHSFFKQAKPPELSVKKLFADLPPLWNRVKSLQHKDAAELALKKMPSAEQEAISQSEYHRGVSAWNFDIDDLKAQAALMQDDDDIAEMREEDENKFFSSYKGTTDSQFIVDKKNSNNLQQDEFTSQVGSNDIPKSEKRNGSVAEATPSTLENDVGTSKVKTQSVKLGKTQSGPLMPGLVLGHSSSERGRTFERFENENQLLGEKSNRDIRRAPSFSGPLMLPNRASANSLSAPIKSSGGFRDSLDDKSKANLVQIKGRFSVTSENLDLVKDIPVSSVSRRSSQGSPMRKSASVGDWMVDFKQMQSSNDSANINIPASLLVPHLHNLFQQTSIQQDLIMNLLNSLQTAEAIDTSQNGKLPPLPRNSENNGSVDTAVSEREQLLLGRISELQSRMINLTEELTYEKLRYVQLQQQLALYSQEQNGEREEFA
- the LOC100811264 gene encoding serine/threonine-protein kinase BLUS1 isoform X2, translated to MGSGSRSYSANPADYKLLEEVGYGASATVYRAIYLPYNEEVAVKCLDLDRCNSNLDDIRREAQTMSLIEHPNVVRAFCSFVVERSLWVVMGFMAQGSCLHLMKAAYPEGFEEAAIGSILKETLKALEYLHRHGHIHRDVKAGNILLDDNGLVKLADFGVSACMFDTGDRQRSRNTFVGTPCWMAPEVLQPGTGYNFKADIWSFGITALELAHGHAPFSKYPPMKVLLMTIQNAPPGLDYDRDRKFSKSFKEMVAMCLVKDQTKRPSVEKLLKHSFFKQAKPPELSVKKLFADLPPLWNRVKSLQHKDAAELALKKMPSAEQEAISQSEYHRGVSAWNFDIDDLKAQAALMQDDDDIAEMREEDENKFFSSYKGTTDSQFIVDKKNSNNLQQDEFTSQVGSNDIPKSEKRNGSVAEATPSTLENDVGTSKVKTQSVKLGKTQSGPLMPGLVLGHSSSERGRTFERFENENQLLGEKSNRDIRRAPSFSGPLMLPNRASANSLSAPIKSSGGFRDSLDDKSKANLVQIKGRFSVTSENLDLVKDIPVSSVSRRSSQGSPMRKSASVGDWMVDFKQMSSNDSANINIPASLLVPHLHNLFQQTSIQQDLIMNLLNSLQTAEAIDTSQNGKLPPLPRNSENNGSVDTAVSEREQLLLGRISELQSRMINLTEELTYEKLRYVQLQQQLALYSQEQNGEREEFA
- the LOC100811264 gene encoding serine/threonine-protein kinase BLUS1 isoform X3 codes for the protein MGSGSRSYSANPADYKLLEEVGYGASATVYRAIYLPYNEEVAVKCLDLDRCNSNLDDIRREAQTMSLIEHPNVVRAFCSFVVERSLWVVMGFMAQGSCLHLMKAAYPEGFEEAAIGSILKETLKALEYLHRHGHIHRDVKAGNILLDDNGLVKLADFGVSACMFDTGDRQRSRNTFVGTPCWMAPEVLQPGTGYNFKADIWSFGITALELAHGHAPFSKYPPMKVLLMTIQNAPPGLDYDRDRKFSKSFKEMVAMCLVKDQTKRPSVEKLLKHSFFKQAKPPELSVKKLFADLPPLWNRVKSLQHKDAAELALKKMPSAEQEAISQSEYHRGVSAWNFDIDDLKAQAALDDDDIAEMREEDENKFFSSYKGTTDSQFIVDKKNSNNLQQDEFTSQVGSNDIPKSEKRNGSVAEATPSTLENDVGTSKVKTQSVKLGKTQSGPLMPGLVLGHSSSERGRTFERFENENQLLGEKSNRDIRRAPSFSGPLMLPNRASANSLSAPIKSSGGFRDSLDDKSKANLVQIKGRFSVTSENLDLVKDIPVSSVSRRSSQGSPMRKSASVGDWMVDFKQMQSSNDSANINIPASLLVPHLHNLFQQTSIQQDLIMNLLNSLQTAEAIDTSQNGKLPPLPRNSENNGSVDTAVSEREQLLLGRISELQSRMINLTEELTYEKLRYVQLQQQLALYSQEQNGEREEFA